A part of Syngnathoides biaculeatus isolate LvHL_M chromosome 21, ASM1980259v1, whole genome shotgun sequence genomic DNA contains:
- the larp7 gene encoding la-related protein 7 isoform X2, protein MNDSTTATGDGGQSKETDKKKRSRVKQLLGEVKKQVEFWFGDVNLHKDRFLKKLIDESDDGYVDLCVLASFNRMKKLTSDTKLIARALKDSSVVEVNLEGDKVRRQFPIGEVPVDVDSRTVYVELLPKDVNHNWIEKVFSKCGSVVYASIPRYKSTGDSKGFAFVEFENPEQANKAIEMLNNPPEDAPRKAGIFPKTRKGKPIRLNADNPPSGGGGEEEKKKRKKKKKKTVAEDDKAAPTEAEPSDRQQRQKKKKQQQQRSEAAGKVSEKKRRRSIAADESETGVPSKVRKLGDPDEDVPESANEPRVEGECGKENQEDSLVKAKRKRKKKHKEKLKIADEVIPLRVLSKKAWLELKEEYVRLQKRSMASLKKCMTQLDGDERRRDDRMEPSEKANSQGPQFTSGVIVKITDSKALPGRKAVKDALDKIAPVAYVDLLEGDAEGYVRFRRPEDARAVGDTKAELQRTHSWRLEILSGDHEQRYWQKILVDRQVKLNRPREKKRGTEKLISKAEKIITARAKEANKHIRFQED, encoded by the exons ATGAACGATTCGACAACGGCAACAGGGGACGGAGGTCAGAGCAAAGAGAcggacaagaaaaaaagatccCGGGTGAAGCAGCTGCTGGgcgaagtgaagaaacaagtgGAGTTCTGGTTCGGAGACGTCAACCTGCACAAGGACCGCTTTCTGAAAAAGCTCATCGATGAGTCGGACGATGGCT ATGTGGACTTGTGCGTGTTGGCGAGTTTCAACCGCATGAAGAAGCTGACGAGCGACACGAAACTGATCGCCAGGGCTCTGAAGGATTCTTCCGTGGTGGAG GTGAATCTAGAGGGCGATAAAGTGAGACGGCAGTTTCCCATTGGAGAGGTGCCGGTGGACGTGGACAGCCGCACAGTCTATGTg GAGCTTCTGCCCAAGGATGTAAACCACAACTGGATCGAGAAGGTCTTCTCCAAATGCGGAAGTGTCGTCTACGCGAGCATCCCCAGATACAAATCCACCGGCGATTCAAAAGGgttcgcctttgtggagtttgagaACCCCGAACAAGCAAATAAAGCCATCGAG ATGCTCAATAATCCTCCTGAAGATGCTCCCAGGAAAGCGGGAATCTTCCCCAAGACCAGGAAGGGAAAGCCCATCCGGTTGAATGCGGACAATCCGCCTTCAG GGGGCGgtggggaggaggagaagaaaaagcgcaagaagaagaaaaagaagacggtGGCCGAGGATGACAAAGCGGCGCCGACGGAAGCCGAGCCGTCGGACCGGCAGCAgcggcaaaagaagaagaagcagcagcagcagcgctcCGAGGCGGCGGGTAAAGTCTCTGAGAAAAAGAGACGCCGCTCGATTGCGGCGGACGAGTCGGAAACGGGGGTACCCTCCAAGGTCAGGAAGCTCGGGGACCCGGATGAAGACGTTCCCGAGAGCGCTAACG AACCTCGCGTGGAGGGGGAATGCGGGAAAGAAAACCAAGAAGACTCGCTGGTCAAAgccaagaggaagaggaagaagaagcatAAAGAGAAGCTTAAAATTGCGGACGAGGTCATCCCGCTGCGGGTCTTGTCCAA GAAAGCTTGGCTGGAGCTCAAGGAGGAGTACGTGAGGCTGCAAAAGCGCAGCATGGCGTCCCTGAAGAAGTGCATGACGCAGCTGGACGGCGACGAGCGGCGGCGCGACGACAGGA TGGAACCAAGCGAGAAAGCCAACAGTCAGGGTCCGCAGTTCACCAGCGGCGTCATCGTGAAGATTACGGACAGCAAGGCGCTTCCGGGAAGGAAGGCGGTCAAA GACGCTCTGGACAAGATCGCGCCCGTGGCGTACGTGGACCTGTTGGAAGGCGACGCCGAGGGTTACGTGCGCTTCAGGCGCCCGGAGGACGCGCGGGCCGTCGGCGACACAAAAGCGGAGTTGCAGAGGACGCACAGCTGGCGGCTGGAGATCCTCTCAG GTGACCACGAACAGAGGTACTGGCAGAAGATCCTCGTGGATCGGCAGGTCAAGCTGAACCGGCCCCGGGAGAAGAAGCGGGGCACAGAGAAG CTCATATCCAAAGCGGAGAAGATCATCACGGCTCGGGCCAAGGAGGCCAACAAGCACATTCGGTTCCAGGAGGACTGA
- the larp7 gene encoding la-related protein 7 isoform X1 has translation MNDSTTATGDGGQSKETDKKKRSRVKQLLGEVKKQVEFWFGDVNLHKDRFLKKLIDESDDGYVDLCVLASFNRMKKLTSDTKLIARALKDSSVVEVNLEGDKVRRQFPIGEVPVDVDSRTVYVELLPKDVNHNWIEKVFSKCGSVVYASIPRYKSTGDSKGFAFVEFENPEQANKAIEMLNNPPEDAPRKAGIFPKTRKGKPIRLNADNPPSGGGGEEEKKKRKKKKKKTVAEDDKAAPTEAEPSDRQQRQKKKKQQQQRSEAAGKVSEKKRRRSIAADESETGVPSKVRKLGDPDEDVPESANEPRVEGECGKENQEDSLVKAKRKRKKKHKEKLKIADEVIPLRVLSKKAWLELKEEYVRLQKRSMASLKKCMTQLDGDERRRDDRSESSAAPPRRPRTRLALRGFAFLPVEPSEKANSQGPQFTSGVIVKITDSKALPGRKAVKDALDKIAPVAYVDLLEGDAEGYVRFRRPEDARAVGDTKAELQRTHSWRLEILSGDHEQRYWQKILVDRQVKLNRPREKKRGTEKLISKAEKIITARAKEANKHIRFQED, from the exons ATGAACGATTCGACAACGGCAACAGGGGACGGAGGTCAGAGCAAAGAGAcggacaagaaaaaaagatccCGGGTGAAGCAGCTGCTGGgcgaagtgaagaaacaagtgGAGTTCTGGTTCGGAGACGTCAACCTGCACAAGGACCGCTTTCTGAAAAAGCTCATCGATGAGTCGGACGATGGCT ATGTGGACTTGTGCGTGTTGGCGAGTTTCAACCGCATGAAGAAGCTGACGAGCGACACGAAACTGATCGCCAGGGCTCTGAAGGATTCTTCCGTGGTGGAG GTGAATCTAGAGGGCGATAAAGTGAGACGGCAGTTTCCCATTGGAGAGGTGCCGGTGGACGTGGACAGCCGCACAGTCTATGTg GAGCTTCTGCCCAAGGATGTAAACCACAACTGGATCGAGAAGGTCTTCTCCAAATGCGGAAGTGTCGTCTACGCGAGCATCCCCAGATACAAATCCACCGGCGATTCAAAAGGgttcgcctttgtggagtttgagaACCCCGAACAAGCAAATAAAGCCATCGAG ATGCTCAATAATCCTCCTGAAGATGCTCCCAGGAAAGCGGGAATCTTCCCCAAGACCAGGAAGGGAAAGCCCATCCGGTTGAATGCGGACAATCCGCCTTCAG GGGGCGgtggggaggaggagaagaaaaagcgcaagaagaagaaaaagaagacggtGGCCGAGGATGACAAAGCGGCGCCGACGGAAGCCGAGCCGTCGGACCGGCAGCAgcggcaaaagaagaagaagcagcagcagcagcgctcCGAGGCGGCGGGTAAAGTCTCTGAGAAAAAGAGACGCCGCTCGATTGCGGCGGACGAGTCGGAAACGGGGGTACCCTCCAAGGTCAGGAAGCTCGGGGACCCGGATGAAGACGTTCCCGAGAGCGCTAACG AACCTCGCGTGGAGGGGGAATGCGGGAAAGAAAACCAAGAAGACTCGCTGGTCAAAgccaagaggaagaggaagaagaagcatAAAGAGAAGCTTAAAATTGCGGACGAGGTCATCCCGCTGCGGGTCTTGTCCAA GAAAGCTTGGCTGGAGCTCAAGGAGGAGTACGTGAGGCTGCAAAAGCGCAGCATGGCGTCCCTGAAGAAGTGCATGACGCAGCTGGACGGCGACGAGCGGCGGCGCGACGACAGGAGTGAGTCGAGCGCCGCTCCGCCGCGTCGCCCGCGTACGCGCTTAGCGCTTAGGGGTTTTGCTTTTCTTCCAGTGGAACCAAGCGAGAAAGCCAACAGTCAGGGTCCGCAGTTCACCAGCGGCGTCATCGTGAAGATTACGGACAGCAAGGCGCTTCCGGGAAGGAAGGCGGTCAAA GACGCTCTGGACAAGATCGCGCCCGTGGCGTACGTGGACCTGTTGGAAGGCGACGCCGAGGGTTACGTGCGCTTCAGGCGCCCGGAGGACGCGCGGGCCGTCGGCGACACAAAAGCGGAGTTGCAGAGGACGCACAGCTGGCGGCTGGAGATCCTCTCAG GTGACCACGAACAGAGGTACTGGCAGAAGATCCTCGTGGATCGGCAGGTCAAGCTGAACCGGCCCCGGGAGAAGAAGCGGGGCACAGAGAAG CTCATATCCAAAGCGGAGAAGATCATCACGGCTCGGGCCAAGGAGGCCAACAAGCACATTCGGTTCCAGGAGGACTGA